A single region of the Pararhodospirillum photometricum DSM 122 genome encodes:
- a CDS encoding ABC transporter permease, with translation MRRLRLPPLSPLAQRRLAVFRANRRGVVSLWMFLALFGLSLGAELIANDRPLLVRYDGAFYLPVVRDYPETTFGGLFPTPADYRDSFVREAIEAKGWIVWPLVRYSAQTVNRDTSTPFPSPPSWENPLGTDDQGRDVFARLLYGFRLSVLFGLMLTITSSAVGVVAGAVQGYFGGLIDLLGQRFLEIWGGLPQLFVLIIVASLIQPGFWTLLLVLLLFSWTSLVGLVRAEVLRTRNFDYVRAARALGLSNTRIVLRHVLPNAMVATLTFAPFLLSGSVTALTALDFLGLGMPPGAPSLGELLRAGKENLQAPWLGLTGFIVLASLLTLLVFIGEAVRDAFNPRQGGRR, from the coding sequence GTGCGCCGTCTTCGTTTGCCGCCCCTCTCGCCCCTGGCCCAGCGCCGGCTGGCCGTTTTTCGCGCCAACCGGCGGGGTGTGGTGTCCTTGTGGATGTTCCTGGCCCTGTTCGGCCTCAGCCTGGGCGCCGAGTTGATTGCCAACGATCGGCCGTTGCTGGTGCGCTACGACGGCGCCTTTTATCTGCCGGTGGTGCGCGATTATCCCGAGACGACCTTCGGCGGCCTGTTCCCCACCCCCGCCGATTACCGCGATTCCTTTGTCCGCGAGGCCATCGAGGCCAAGGGTTGGATCGTCTGGCCCTTGGTGCGCTACAGCGCCCAGACCGTCAACCGCGATACCAGCACTCCCTTCCCCTCCCCGCCCAGTTGGGAAAACCCGCTGGGGACCGACGACCAGGGCCGCGATGTCTTTGCCCGCCTGCTCTATGGCTTTCGCTTGTCGGTTCTGTTCGGCCTGATGCTGACCATCACCTCGTCGGCCGTTGGGGTGGTGGCCGGCGCCGTGCAGGGCTATTTCGGCGGCCTGATCGACCTCCTGGGCCAGCGCTTTCTCGAGATCTGGGGCGGGCTACCGCAACTGTTCGTGCTGATCATCGTCGCCAGCCTGATCCAGCCCGGCTTTTGGACCTTGTTGCTGGTGCTGTTGCTGTTTTCCTGGACCTCGCTGGTCGGGCTGGTGCGTGCCGAGGTCTTGCGCACGCGCAATTTCGATTACGTCCGCGCCGCCCGGGCGCTCGGCCTCTCCAACACCCGCATCGTGCTGCGCCACGTTTTGCCCAACGCCATGGTCGCCACCTTGACCTTTGCTCCCTTCTTGCTCTCCGGTTCGGTGACCGCCCTGACCGCCCTTGATTTTCTCGGTCTCGGCATGCCGCCCGGCGCTCCTTCTTTGGGCGAACTGCTGCGCGCCGGCAAGGAGAACTTGCAAGCGCCTTGGCTGGGCCTCACCGGTTTTATCGTGCTGGCCAGCCTGCTGACCTTGCTGGTGTTTATCGGCGAGGCGGTGCGCGATGCCTTCAACCCGCGCCAGGGAGGCCGGCGATGA
- the grxD gene encoding Grx4 family monothiol glutaredoxin produces the protein MSVQDRIKNEVEGTPVVLFMKGTPEAPRCGFSSAVVEVLKHFGVAYKGIDVLQDEEIRQGVKDYANWPTFPQLYVKGEFVGGCDIVREMAAEGELETLFKDKGIPTRAA, from the coding sequence ATGAGCGTCCAGGACCGCATCAAGAACGAGGTCGAGGGCACCCCCGTGGTGCTGTTCATGAAGGGCACCCCGGAGGCCCCGCGCTGCGGGTTTTCCTCGGCCGTGGTCGAGGTGCTCAAGCACTTCGGCGTGGCCTATAAGGGCATTGATGTGCTGCAAGACGAAGAGATCCGCCAAGGCGTTAAGGACTACGCCAACTGGCCGACCTTCCCCCAGCTTTACGTGAAGGGCGAATTTGTCGGCGGCTGCGACATCGTGCGCGAAATGGCCGCCGAGGGCGAACTGGAGACTCTGTTCAAGGACAAGGGCATCCCCACCCGCGCCGCCTAG
- a CDS encoding BolA family protein, which translates to MAMDPATIKTMLQDAFPDAEVTVEDLRGDGDHLGALVISQAFKGKTRVQQHQMVYEALKGTVGGDLHALALQTKPRD; encoded by the coding sequence ATGGCCATGGATCCGGCGACCATCAAAACCATGCTTCAGGACGCTTTTCCCGACGCCGAGGTAACGGTGGAAGACCTGCGCGGCGACGGGGACCATCTGGGGGCCCTGGTGATCTCCCAGGCCTTCAAGGGCAAGACCCGCGTTCAGCAACACCAGATGGTGTACGAGGCCCTGAAGGGGACGGTGGGCGGTGATCTCCACGCCCTCGCCCTGCAAACCAAGCCGCGCGATTGA
- a CDS encoding penicillin-binding protein activator — protein sequence MQRLVETRPRSRLALIAAVVLSLAACSANREAPPPVASSPEPPPPQAQPTGRVKAEPLEAPGLMGQRKTDTARVAFLAPLTGSAAEVGQALLNAAQIAAIEVGPASFVVQPYDTQGSPTGAAQAARQALAQGAGMIVGPLFAESVRAVAPLAAQANVPVVAFXTDQSVAGGSVHLIGFLVGEQVRRVLSHARRQGRTTVAALLPATPLGRGTADAVRQAAGALGLRVTALETYDPSGSDAAAAVTRLRQGGTFDTLLLADKGPGLHAVTARLPEAGYAPGQVLILGPMRWSEDKTLGQDPMLVGARYPAPDEAALENFRARYRAAYGAAPSDIEMTGLGYDATALAAVLARGGSRAFTLDAVRNPQGFMGVGGLFRFRADGTVERGLAIREVSRTGSTQVEPAPTSFSNAVF from the coding sequence GTGCAAAGGTTAGTAGAAACCCGCCCGCGAAGCAGGCTGGCGTTAATCGCAGCGGTGGTTCTGAGCCTTGCCGCCTGCTCTGCAAATCGTGAAGCCCCACCCCCGGTCGCGTCAAGCCCCGAACCGCCGCCACCGCAAGCCCAACCGACAGGACGGGTCAAGGCCGAACCCTTGGAGGCCCCCGGGCTGATGGGCCAGCGCAAGACCGATACGGCGCGGGTGGCCTTCCTTGCCCCGTTGACCGGCTCGGCGGCGGAAGTGGGCCAGGCCCTGCTCAACGCCGCCCAGATCGCCGCCATTGAGGTGGGACCGGCCAGCTTTGTGGTGCAGCCCTACGATACCCAGGGCTCGCCGACCGGTGCCGCCCAGGCGGCCCGGCAGGCCCTGGCCCAAGGCGCCGGCATGATCGTGGGGCCGCTGTTCGCCGAGTCGGTGCGGGCCGTGGCGCCGCTGGCCGCCCAGGCCAACGTCCCCGTGGTGGCCTTTYCCACCGACCAGAGCGTGGCCGGCGGCTCGGTCCACCTCATCGGCTTTCTGGTGGGCGAGCAGGTGCGCCGCGTGTTGAGCCACGCCCGGCGCCAGGGGCGCACCACCGTTGCCGCCCTGCTCCCGGCCACGCCCTTGGGGCGCGGGACCGCCGACGCCGTGCGTCAGGCCGCCGGGGCCTTGGGGCTGCGGGTGACGGCGCTCGAAACCTATGACCCGAGCGGCAGCGACGCCGCCGCCGCCGTCACCCGTCTGCGCCAAGGCGGCACCTTCGATACCTTGCTGCTGGCCGACAAGGGGCCGGGGCTGCACGCCGTGACCGCCCGTCTGCCCGAAGCGGGCTACGCCCCGGGTCAAGTCCTGATCCTGGGCCCCATGCGGTGGAGCGAGGATAAGACCCTGGGGCAAGATCCCATGCTGGTGGGGGCGCGCTACCCCGCCCCCGATGAAGCGGCCTTGGAAAACTTCCGCGCCCGCTATCGCGCTGCCTATGGAGCCGCGCCGTCCGATATCGAGATGACCGGCCTGGGCTATGACGCCACGGCGCTGGCCGCCGTGTTGGCGCGTGGGGGCTCGCGGGCCTTCACCTTGGACGCCGTGCGCAATCCGCAGGGCTTCATGGGGGTGGGCGGCCTGTTTCGCTTCCGCGCCGATGGCACGGTGGAGCGGGGCTTGGCCATTCGCGAGGTGTCGCGCACCGGCTCGACCCAGGTAGAGCCGGCGCCCACCTCGTTCTCGAACGCGGTGTTCTAG
- a CDS encoding SAM-dependent methyltransferase, whose protein sequence is MPRPVPRRCSPPWPWPVCRPIGFSLPAFRRRNRANWRAFCAELAPLPATLVLFEGVSRLDRTLAALAEALGPRDAAVCRELTKLHEEIRKGSLDDLARHYAEAGPPKGEVVLVIGPPPPPVAPADDDLDERLQALLDAGESVNGAARRLAQETGLGRRVLYQRALALGGDSTS, encoded by the coding sequence GTGCCGCGCCCGGTCCCTCGGCGGTGCTCACCGCCCTGGCCCTGGCCGGTTTGCCGACCGATCGGTTTTTCTTTGCCGGCTTTCCGCCGTCGAAACCGGGCAAACTGGCGAGCTTTTTGCGCCGAGTTGGCCCCCCTTCCGGCCACTTTGGTGTTGTTCGAGGGGGTGTCGCGCCTCGATCGCACCTTGGCCGCCCTGGCCGAGGCCCTGGGCCCGCGCGACGCCGCCGTGTGCCGCGAACTGACCAAGCTCCATGAGGAAATCCGCAAGGGCTCCCTCGACGACTTGGCCCGCCATTACGCCGAGGCCGGGCCGCCCAAGGGCGAGGTGGTGCTGGTCATTGGGCCGCCGCCCCCCCCGGTTGCCCCGGCCGATGATGACCTGGACGAGCGCCTTCAGGCTCTTCTCGACGCCGGCGAAAGCGTCAACGGCGCGGCGCGGCGGCTGGCGCAGGAGACCGGGCTTGGCCGGCGCGTGTTGTATCAACGGGCCCTGGCCCTCGGCGGTGACAGCACGTCGTGA
- a CDS encoding microcin C ABC transporter permease YejB, translating to MSAYLLRRLLLIPVTLFGIILVNFVIVQFAPGGPIEQVMAEMRGTAGSATGRFSGEAQGEAIGPVRSDPTRGGESLYRGARGLDPAYIKRLEEQFHFDRPAPERFVRMVADYATFDLGESFFRGRPVLDLVLEKLPVSLSLGLWSTLIIYVVSIPLGIFKAVRDGSRFDILSSWAIIIGYAVPAFLFAVLLVVVFAGGQYLNWFPLQGLVSSDWHTLSWPERVIDYLWHMVLPVTAMVIGGFASLTLLTKNSFLDEIHKQYVVTARAKGLSEGKILRRHVFRNAMLLVIAGFPAALVSMLFTGSVLIEVIFSLDGLGLLGFESTMRRDYPVMFGTLYLFSLIGLVLALISDLTYHLVDPRIDFASRET from the coding sequence ATGAGCGCTTATTTGCTGCGCCGGCTTTTGTTGATCCCGGTGACCTTGTTCGGGATCATCCTGGTCAACTTCGTGATCGTGCAGTTCGCCCCGGGCGGCCCCATCGAGCAGGTGATGGCCGAGATGCGCGGAACGGCCGGGTCGGCCACCGGGCGCTTTTCCGGCGAGGCGCAGGGCGAGGCGATTGGCCCCGTGCGCTCCGATCCGACCCGGGGCGGCGAGAGCCTCTATCGCGGGGCTCGGGGGCTTGATCCGGCCTATATCAAGCGTTTGGAAGAACAGTTCCACTTCGATCGGCCGGCGCCCGAGCGTTTTGTGCGCATGGTGGCCGATTATGCGACCTTTGATCTCGGCGAGTCCTTCTTTCGCGGACGGCCCGTTTTGGATCTGGTGTTGGAGAAGCTCCCGGTTTCCTTGTCGCTTGGGTTGTGGAGCACCCTGATCATTTATGTGGTCTCCATTCCTTTGGGGATCTTCAAGGCGGTGCGCGATGGCTCGCGGTTCGACATTCTGTCCAGTTGGGCCATTATCATCGGCTATGCCGTTCCGGCCTTTTTGTTTGCCGTGCTGCTGGTGGTCGTTTTCGCCGGGGGGCAGTACCTGAATTGGTTCCCCTTGCAAGGGCTGGTCTCCAGCGATTGGCACACCTTGTCCTGGCCCGAGCGGGTGATTGATTACCTCTGGCACATGGTGTTGCCGGTCACCGCCATGGTCATCGGCGGCTTCGCCAGTCTCACCTTGCTGACCAAGAACAGTTTTCTCGACGAAATCCACAAACAGTACGTGGTGACAGCCCGGGCCAAGGGCTTGAGTGAAGGCAAGATCCTGCGCCGCCACGTGTTTCGCAATGCCATGCTCCTGGTCATCGCCGGCTTTCCCGCCGCCTTGGTGTCGATGCTGTTCACCGGTTCGGTCCTGATTGAAGTCATCTTCAGTCTCGATGGCCTGGGGCTGCTTGGCTTTGAGAGCACCATGCGCCGCGACTATCCGGTGATGTTCGGCACCCTCTATCTCTTCAGCCTGATCGGCCTGGTCCTGGCCCTCATCAGCGACCTGACCTACCACCTTGTCGATCCGCGGATTGATTTCGCGAGCCGGGAGACCTGA
- a CDS encoding YraN family protein has product MTLQRRRHARARGRWAETWACLWLRLKGWRIVARGWHRGRGTGVGEVDIIARRGAVLAFVEVKARARLDEALEAVSARQRRRLERAALVYLGRFPGPPEQQVRFDVVAVGHWGRIHHVEEAWWP; this is encoded by the coding sequence GTGACGCTCCAGCGCCGCCGCCACGCGCGAGCCCGGGGCCGCTGGGCCGAAACCTGGGCGTGCCTTTGGCTGCGTCTCAAGGGCTGGCGCATTGTGGCGCGCGGCTGGCACCGGGGGCGGGGGACGGGCGTGGGCGAGGTGGATATCATCGCTCGGCGCGGGGCTGTGCTGGCGTTCGTGGAGGTAAAGGCCCGGGCCCGCCTGGACGAGGCTCTAGAGGCGGTCAGCGCGCGGCAGCGTCGGCGCTTGGAGCGCGCGGCTTTGGTGTATTTGGGTCGGTTCCCGGGGCCGCCGGAGCAGCAGGTGCGCTTTGATGTGGTGGCGGTGGGGCACTGGGGGCGGATCCACCATGTGGAGGAGGCGTGGTGGCCGTAG